Genomic DNA from Porites lutea chromosome 4, jaPorLute2.1, whole genome shotgun sequence:
AGTTTGAATTAAACTGCAATATAACAGTATTATGTTGGATAGTGCATCATCTCCTCTTggtgtttatattttttaagtaTTACCAGTCTCTTTGGTATTGTTGTTTTATCTTCAGTAAAACATAATTGTTATGGAATATTTCCAAAATATATTCTATGCAGATTTGAATTAAGGGTACCTGGATCTTCATTTCGTCAATCACAAAACCACCCATGTAGTCTGCTGCTTTCAATCCACTTTCCTTGGCAGCCTCCAGGCACCATCTCAATACTTCAGGGTTCCATCCAATTGTTtctttgactttgtttttgtaGAGCCTTTAAATATCAGTAAACATGGAGCAGATTGATAGGGTTTCAAATTATATACTAAAATGTATTGGATTTCAGATTTTGCATGTAAATATTACTATATATAGGACATATAGGCATTAATGGTAGTGGGAATGAATTGCATCTTTACAGCATCCACCTAGCTAGATTGTTCATGCTTAAAAAAGACAAATCATGTAAATGGTCTTGGTCAAAGGACACTCAAGAGGAAACTGTTCTTAGTAAAAAGAGATTGCATGAGATCAAAGAATTTGTATAAATACCTTAGGACAAACTGTGTGCACAGTTTAATtgtaatcataatcataaataTCTATAATCATGTGAAACAAGGATGCTTAAATTACTCACCTTATAGTTTTGTTGCTTGGAAGAATTAAAAATTGTCGGAGGGGATCCAAAACGTGGGGGTTTTTACAATACAAGTCCAGGCACAGTCTCATAACTCtgtatttgagaaaaaaaataggctTTCAGGAACTTACTGTATtgttttgcagttgttgtaatTTCATGTACatactgttttttttatcagcAATATGTTGAAGTAAATTATGCTGATAGGAGTTTTGTTAGTTAAATAGTATGTTAATTACATGGCAAATAAATTTTGAGACACTTTGGTTTTAGGTTGTTGATCATCATCTTAAGTGTTGCAGCAGGTCCATTCTAATCCCCTTTACCCAGGGAGATTTATTTTATGTAGCACCTGGATGAAGGGGAGATCCATAAGAGTCACAAGAAAACAGAACAATACATTCTAAGGGAATCCGATCGAGGTTACTCAATCATCCTTTCAATTCAAACAGTCAACATCTAGTAACGTAAAAGTCTCCCTCCCTGTGGAGAACGTCCCTCTTGGTCAATTTCCCAGAATAAATCCAGCCACACCCAtggttaaaaaaattcaagaaatttgTGTTTTAAGTTGTAGCTTGATCTTACATGTATGACTAAAAGTTGGTTACTTACTTTGGATGCCACCGATAACCGTTTTTGGTTTTGCATTCCAACAGGTTTTTCTGTTGTTGCCACAGACAGGCCATCTCTGCAGGAACATTCTGTTTTgctatgtttaaaaaaatttgggaCAAATCTTCGTCATCTTCCCGATCCATTTCAATGCACTGGGACTTAAACTTTTCTTTCCAGTAGTGCTCCCTTTTCTCGGCGTTATAACGTGCTTGCCTTTCTTCGGCAAGTTGCTGCACGACTTCACTTTTAGAGAGATACCGTTTATTGGTACAAGGATGAATGGTGTCTCTTGCCTCCTTTCGTCGCTTAGCTCTGGCACCTAGAACTTTGATTTTCATGCAGTTCGCGCAGCAAATGCCTTCTCGGACACGAACAATACTGCAGTTGCCAGAGAAAGCCCTTATTTCCATTACGTTGGTAGCTCCTTCCGTGAAATCCACATAGTTTCCCGTGTTATGGGAAAGGGTAGTGGTTCCACTGGTGCTCCTCTACAAAGTTGGCCATTATCAATAAATGCCAGAAACAGGATGGCTCTCTGACTCAACGGATATCGCTCTATGCTTGCTACATCCACTAGGTTCGTGATGTCACTTTCGCAACCATGAGAAATCAGGGTGTAACGAATTTTTGAAGAAGGAAGTTGAGTTACCTTGAATTCAATAGAAACTCGCTGATTATTGAATGACCAGGACTCGTAACGCATAAATGACACAAAGCTCGGGTGGTCGCTTATCTTGTTCCATCCACCAACAAGTTCCATGCTACTTTCCCTAAATTGCTGGAAAGTCTCCTGTGGTACTTCGGATTTTTTAGGATCTTTAGGTCTTAGGTTGAGGTAACAGCTTCGCCGATCTTTGCGTGGTCCGCGCCTCACTAATTTGACTTTCTCTCCCCATATTTCACTAACAATTTTTCCAAGTAGAACGGAATTCAAGTTGGaggagaaattttctttctgttgaGATCCTGCCAATAAAATATCTTTAGCCTCCGTGAGACTATCTGCACTTTCTTCGTAGTTACACATCACCCTATGAAGAACAACGCTTTTTCTTACATCGATACGAGCAAGCCAATATTATGAGAAGCTTACAAAATCCGCGTAAAGGCGAATACTTACCATGACTTCCACTTGAGCAATGCCTTAATCTCCTCGTTTTCTCCTGAGCTTTCACTGTCGATCGGACGTTTCCTCGGCCTTGCAGCCATTTCAGAGAAATGTGTGTAGTGTACAACAGAacggttttcaaaatttgtaaacaCGACACGGCGCGATTTTGATTGGTCGATTGAGACAATGCGGTATTGTCGATTCGACCCGAGGGGACCCAGGATGAGAACAGAAATTCATGTTGACAATTTGCGTTAGTGTACCCCGtgagtctttgtttgtcaacgtgACGAGGTTACCAAGCCGACTTCAACGGTCGTTGTGTCGTGGTGGATTTGTACGCGGTTCTGGCCCAACGTTTTACTGTTTCATCGGGGAAACAAACTGCCGCCTGGCGTCGCTCGCAGGGATGCGATTGCGTGGCtagaaagttgaaatgaaagtttaaccttTGTAGTTGGATTCTGCGGTGGAATTTTGGCCGTGGGGATATTTTAACCTGGAATTTTTGGCTTCGTTCGGCGGGCTGTCCAGATTGGAAGCGTTCGGCCTTGCTCTCTCTTTAGtagtggaaactcagaaatgaaaaaaatcgctaaaatcgcaccggatcgggaaaataaccacacagcaagcaagaacacaccatgtaaataaggtaagacgttttttattgagaatttctacgagtatttatcttcctaaatctataacgtggattcccatacaaatcctttatttatactactacatgggAAATAtgtgcaatttgattggcttagagcagtggtatttcagcttaatttgaaatacctacatgtgaaaattacaagacCTTTGTGGgtggtagtataaacaaataatagcatgatttttgcgtgatatttggcacaaataccactcgtgatatttcaaaattgtctcaaatttcactcgcctaacggctcgtgaaattacgtacaacaatttcgaaatatcactcgtggtatttatgccaaatatcactacaaatcatgctattacctatacaaattcacggccgccatgtaaccagaaactcataaggagTGATAAGgagttgaaacgtgtaactcgcgttcaatgcttgtgaatattcattttgaccatatttggaaatcttagtgacggctatccattttcaacaaaatggctgctgcgcgatcaccatgcagatgttttaagacaagagttctgcatttcaaggttaaaaatacaccattaaaagacaaaaaatggaaatagaAAGTtgaaaagaatgctcagctttctttttgtggagaaagggaagcttttcatcaagaaatcgtccttcgaggaattcaaccttgttttcttcacggcggagcccatagtctgttttgaaatgcaaccaagtctgcgaagtttttgctgaattttcaggtacattttgcactctatggccaagacaattacgttttttaaagggaatttatatatttttaaatgtttcatagacgttttataaatttttctcttcggcgctaaagaaaaattacaaaacatgccctgatttgagatggattttgtgttgaattttgccatgtgcttagccgatgtcacttgcgtgaacagatccacgatccagatagtgctttccgaattgctttaaaggattaacttttcgactttgaataaaaattttcaagaaacggcttctctgtctattgttttgagtttgttcagtCATAAAATTATCTCAAAActcgatcgtgactacaacatctaagtttaatttaagcttttaaaatgcttctcacattcattacaagcatcattttttgcgaagatgtcaggttcaggttttggacactttcgatacgcagctaatgaattttattcgaaactatttttcactgtttcttctagacttttaacataagaattttaaaagcctatttgcagtataagtttactgtgcagagggtcaacgaggcatcgttttttgaagtggcaacttcaagaagttgcgaggccgtcaatgggtttcataatgttacgtttggcccgggtggtaaggcaataatatcctgctcagtgtttcggtaatattcctggtttcaaccttttaAAGCTTTCTCGGTTTTcaggagtttttcccccgtttgtcgaccatttttttaagcgagcgcggaaacctgaaggaaaattacgtcacgttgtttatgaaatttgattggtcagttatctcttcttctcgttccaaatatggtacttttgaaaatgaataatcacgagcatcggacaaagcaaacatatgagagttacacgtgtcaaccccttatgggtttctgatgtaacccaataccgctttcgttgaacagtcacgtcccggctcgcacaccgctaataattaatctaatcctttcacgtgacgtgagcttgggctgcctgtgatcaTTTCCGGTTCCTGTGTATTTTTACTTCCTTtcgaattgaaattttggtttttcgaattcgaatatgtgacgtgacgttaagttcaaattaaagatttcatttggaattttgtggaagattATGGTTGCATTGTTGACGATTAAGAAGCTTATTAGAGTGAAGAAGGTgaattgaagttcaaatcatgAATTTGCATTTTAGTTGGAATGGTGATTTGAACTTAACATCCGCGATGTCGAGTTTTCCCTTTATAGTTTCAACTTGTTCAAAGTAACttcaagcccgaatgggcttactgtagtttgcgaaacgaaatggagcgaaacgaaatgaaacgaaacgaaatggaacgaaacgaaatgaaaatctgtagtttgcgaaatgaaaatctgtagtttgcgaaatgaaaatctgtagtttgcgaaatgagaatctgtagtttgcgaaatggaaatctgtagtttgcgaaatgaaaatctgtagtttgcgaaatgagaatctgtagtttgcgaaatgaaaatctgtagtttgtgaaatgaaaatctgtagtttgcggaaagagaatctgtagtttgcgaaatgaaagtCCTCTGGAGAATGCCGACTTCAAgttcagcgtgaacaacgaaggagaagagtcatcaacaagaaaccgcggagcAGAAGTAACATCGcttagcacagcgaaggcaacgccgacaacaagagacagaggaataggagattggaatcagaggcattatgaccgttttacactgtcgaaaactcagatttcttattaatttgccggtttccccgccgatatatagatcaaagtctgcaaagttcCAGCTCTGTATTACGGCCCGAAGAATAATAATTTTCGGGCGAACTACGccgggccat
This window encodes:
- the LOC140933100 gene encoding uncharacterized protein; the encoded protein is MAARPRKRPIDSESSGENEEIKALLKWKSWVMCNYEESADSLTEAKDILLAGSQQKENFSSNLNSVLLGKIVSEIWGEKVKLVRRGPRKDRRSCYLNLRPKDPKKSEVPQETFQQFRESSMELVGGWNKISDHPSFVSFMRYESWSFNNQRVSIEFKVTQLPSSKIRYTLISHGCESDITNLVDRSTSGTTTLSHNTGNYVDFTEGATNVMEIRAFSGNCSIVRVREGICCANCMKIKVLGARAKRRKEARDTIHPCTNKRYLSKSEVVQQLAEERQARYNAEKREHYWKEKFKSQCIEMDREDDEDLSQIFLNIAKQNVPAEMACLWQQQKNLLECKTKNGYRWHPKLYKNKVKETIGWNPEVLRWCLEAAKESGLKAADYMGGFVIDEMKIQENLEMANVDGKHKLVGFVDLGKGHELMKALSSKITRLM